The Choristoneura fumiferana chromosome 10, NRCan_CFum_1, whole genome shotgun sequence genome has a segment encoding these proteins:
- the LOC141431826 gene encoding poly(ADP-ribose) glycohydrolase-like, with protein sequence MQNFTRLFSSSKSRFLGSVNSEIKKYLTRNEFRAFAVTSEMASDSNWRGVPLTEIWGSQSPWGAPEFPLVAPAFNHTVLYHIPSNGSVADDRPPKPQIGHDKWDHDYVRMPCSSQSLYPVEDDSGETHLKKRWELIETALCKPIRNSEELATAILSYNTQFKESWKFSALHKLFNESLCGTPAESSRSPRAPRSTF encoded by the exons ATGCAAAACTTTACACGTCTATTTTCAAGTTCTAAAAGCCGATTTTTAGGTTCAGTTAACAGTGAGATCAAAAAGTATCTAACAAGAAATGAATTTCGCGCGTTCGCTGTGACTTCTGAAATGGCGAGCGATAGCAACTGGCGAGGCGTGCCGCTGACTGAGATATGGGGGTCGCAGTCTCCGTGGGGCGCCCCTGAGTTTCCTTTGGTGGCGCCGGCTTTCAACCACACCGTGTTGTACCACATCCCTAGTAATGGCAGCGTGGCTGACGACCGGCCTCCGAAGCCCCAGATCGGGCATGACAAATGGGACCATGATTATGTCAGGATGCCATGCTCCAGTCAAAGTCTATATCCAGTTGAAGAT gaCAGTGGAGAAACGCATTTAAAGAAACGCTGGGAATTAATAGAGACTGCTCTGTGTAAACCAATCCGCAACAGCGAAGAGCTGGCTACCGCTATACTAAGCTACAACACTCAGTTCAAGGAAAGCTGGAAGTTCTCGGCACTTCATAAGCTGTTTAATGAA TCTCTTTGCGGAACCCCCGCAGAGTCTTCACGGAGCCCCAGGGCTCCGCGGAGCACATTTTGA
- the LOC141431715 gene encoding uncharacterized protein — protein sequence MRMPMYGSPGMPKHPDYPDQRFPAAPRLQVRAELRGVPVAGPLAADQNMREGTLSVAGSPQPFKPVSEEPSVITRMPHMLNQYRGPMMYGGGGGGSGGGGGGGGGGAPYGVRPQGMMYVHHPGLPARAYPPQYYRPLPPYAPHAPHLQRLPAAPGPHAPPGPSGRTARRLARSSHLARSARPFRLVPRSARPPACMARRARTAHQACTARRARTARQARPTARRARTARQARPTARRLARPARLVPRPAGLAHARRHARRPPARAAARGATRAAARRARAPRPGAPHGLRVPPPSPHGPLGPHAPPAAASPAALPRPNSNPLASTSPAPKDAPIKIKAEVKTEPEYHSPVQSPPRASPEPPRHPKIKVTDNKDRRPRYPLGPYAPQYGPYGPYAPPPPDAQSALLGLPRAAPPAPAPAPLQRMHQSLHQFLPHVDKPPPPPAPAPARSPQRPDAPPHYLAVQQLRPHYTMPLRPYAPQYASPGPVASPPAPPPPPAPEKPPPRAEPPPSPPRPEPPPAPPAPPAPDGVKPEPRAGEDAGSVFGGLVSYFSSQHEDELDA from the exons ATGCGCATGCCCATGTACGGCAGTCCGGGTATGCCCAAGCATCCCGATTATCCGGACCAGAGGTTCCCCGCAGCGCCAAGGCTGCAG GTGAGAGCAGAATTACGCGGCGTGCCAGTGGCGGGTCCGCTCGCCGCCGACCAGAACATGCGGGAAG GTACGCTGTCGGTGGCGGGGTCGCCGCAGCCGTTCAAGCCGGTCAGCGAGGAGCCGAGTGTCATCACGCGCATGCCGCACATGCTCAACCAATACCG AGGTCCGATGATGTAcggcggcggcggaggcggGAGCGGGGGCggaggcggcggcggtggcggcggcgcgccgtACGGCGTGCGGCCGCAGGGCATGATGTACGTGCACCACCCCGGGCTGCCCGCGCGCGCATACCCGCCGCAGTACTACCGGCCGCTGCCGCCCTacgcgccgcacgcgccgcaccTGCAGCGCCTGCCCGCCGCGCCCGGCCCGCACGCGCCGCCCGGGCCCTCGGGCCGCACGGCCCGCCGCCTCGCACGGTCCTCCCACCTCGCACGGTCCGCACGGCCCTTCCGGCTCGTCCCACGGTCCGCACGGCCGCCGGCTTGCATGGCCCGCCGGGCTCGCACGGCCCACCAGGCTTGCACGGCCCGCCGGGCTCGCACGGCCCGCCAG GCTCGTCCCACGGCCCGCCGGGCTCGCACGGCCCGCCAGGCTCGTCCCACGGCCCGCCGGCTCGCACGGCCCGCCAGGCTCGTCCCACGGCCCGCCGGGCTCGCACATGCCCGGCGTCATGCACGGCGGCCCCCTGCACGGGCTGCTGCGCGCGGGGCCACCCGTGCAGCTgcacggcgcgcgcgcgcgccgcggccgGGCGCGCCGCACGGGCTGCGTGTGCCGCCCCCTTCCCCGCACGGCCCGCTCGGCCCgcacgcgccgcccgccgcggcCTCCCCCGCGGCGCTCCCCCGCCCCAACTCCAACCCGCTGGCCTCGACGTCGCCGGCGCCCAAGGATGCGCCCATCAAGATAAAGGCCGAGGTGAAGACGGAGCCCGAGTATCACTCGCCCGTGCAGTCCCCGCCGCGCGCCTCACCCGAGCCGCCGCGCCACCCCAAGATCAAGGTGACCGACAACAAGGACCGCCGGCCGCGCTACCCGCTGGGCCCATACGCGCCGCAGTACGGCCCGTACGGCCCGTACGCGCCGCCGCCCCCCGACGCGCAGTCCGCGCTGCTCGGgctgccgcgcgccgcgccgcccgcgcccgcccccgcgCCGCTGCAGCGCATGCACCAGAGCTTGCACCAGTTCCTGCCGCACGTGGAcaagccgccgccgccgcccgcgcccgcgcccgcgcgctCCCCGCAGCGGCCCGACGCGCCGCCGCATTACCTCGCCGTGCAGCAGCTGCGGCCGCACTACACCATGCCGCTGCGGCCCTACGCGCCGCAGTACGCGTCGCCCGGGCCGGTCGCctcgccgcccgcgcccccgcccccgccggcCCCAGAGaagccgccgccgcgcgcggagccgccgccgtcgccgccgcggcccgagccgccgcccgcgccccccgcgccacCCGCCCCCGACGGCGTCAAGCCCGAGCCGCGCGCGGGTGAGGACGCCGGCAGCGTGTTCGGCGGCCTCGTCAGCTACTTCTCGAGCCAGCACGAGGACGAGCTCGACGCGTAG